TATCCCTAAAGACGCATATGGAGAGAAGACCTATGCCAAGATGAAAGGTGACTTCAAGTGGGAGAAGGACGTTGTTCCCACCTATGCATGGTATAATGGAACCGTTGAGCGGGTTCTACTTGGCGACAAGATTGATCCTTCCAAAGTAGTCAAGCTGTCTGCTGCCAAGGGAGATCGTAATGACCCAAATGCCAAGATTATGCCGTTTAAGATCATGCGTGGCAAACAACCTTATGACAGCGTTAACAACACTGTTGCAGTGGTCAACACCTTTGGACCGCCAACCAGTGAAACGGCCTACTGGGTCAAGTACGACTGGAACAAAGCGATTGAGGCTGGTATGAAGGCTGCCGGTCAACCTTATAGCGGCAAATACGGTTTTATTGAGACCTCAATGGTCTGGGCTGTCAACCATATGGTTGCTCCCAAGGACAAAGCACTTAAATGCAATGACTGTCACGGAGATAAAGGTCGTCTGGACTGGAAAGCGCTTGGCTACAAAGGTGATCCCAAGAATCCGGCGAATCGTTAAGCGTATATAGATAATATTGACAAACAGGCCCGCAGAGTTATCTGCGGGCCTGCTGAATACTGCTATAGCGGTTGACGTTATAGGCGCGAATATACCAATCTATGTACCGAAACTGTTTTATTGAAAAGTTCGAAGTGCGTCCGCTAGGGGACGCCAAATATCAATGGCTTACGAAAGTAAGCCATTTCTTTATGTGGTGCATTTTTACACGACCCTTGCCTCTTCAGCAGAAAAACCGGCTGCTATCCCAAGTTTTAACGCAATATCCCAGCCCGACGCCCACACGCAGGTCGAGCGCGTGGGACAGATCGCAGCGTGGTGTGGTGTCAAGACTCTGGTTCTGAACCGTATCGTGCCTGGCATGGCCCCGCTACGGAACCTGCTGCAGGCAAAACAGAACTTCCCGGGAAACCTGTTCATCAGCGATGGCCTCATGCAGATAGGGGAGAGGTCCCTTGGCGGCGTGGTGCTGAATTAGTTGAATACCTCGGCTGTTTTAGTAAGGTGAGTCTGGAGTGGGAGACCTGCCCGCACTTCATCTGGGAAGAAATACCCGCCCGAAAGCCTGCTCGGCGTACTTACCGCGTTACGCGCAGACAGTTCGGGGGGGGGCTGCTACAGGGCGCTAATCAAAAAGGTCTACCAGTTTTTATCTGGTAGACCTTTTTGATTCAGAGGTGGGTTAGGACCTGTGTCAGAAACAAAATTCAACTGACCGGAACAGCCCCGTAATCAAGAGCGTCACTTCATGATCACCTCTGTAGGAACGCGTGATTATCTCTACTTCACAACTATCCGATCCACTACCAGGCTGCCGGAACCTATTGAGAGCGTGCCTTGCAATGTTGTCGAGCCGCTGACGCTCCTGACGAACGTTGCCAAATATCCGCCTGTTAGCTTAAGTGGCTTGTTGATGACAGTAGAGACCGGCAGAATATCCTCCAACAGCATGATGGTTGTTGTGGAGTCTGTTGCAGCAGCGGCGTAGGCTTCCGCAAAACTTGAATATCCGGTGCTGGCAATCATTGCCTTGGGAGCCAGGTTAAAGGCGGCCGTGACGGTTTTGGATTCTGTCATGGACAGGCTGCAACCTCCGGTTCCACTGCATGCGTTGCCCCAGGTGCCAAATGTCGAGATAGAGGAAGGCGAGGCAGACAGGTTGACGGTCCCTGAGAAAAGACCATCACAGGTAACCGGATCATTACCGGATTTGATGCAGGAGATACCGGAAGGGCTGCTGGTAACCGTGCCATAGCCGGTTCCGGAAACGGTAACCGAAAGGGTTGGTGTCCATACGGCATTGAGTGTAACAGTTGCATCTGTGCTGTAGGTTCCTGCTGCCGGGTAGGCTGTGCCGCTAGCGTCAGCCGCTGTATTCCAGCCTGTAAAGGTGTAACCGTTCTTGGTGAGGCTGCCGCTGTTCGTGGCCAGCGTCAGGTCAATGCCATGGTATTTAATTTGTGGAGCAGGCACGGTGCCGCTGGTTGCACCGTTGGCGCTGTAGGTTACAGCGTAGGTTGGCATCAGAACAATCTGGGCAGTATTCACGGCATTGTGATGATGCAGCAGCAGCAGTCCTTTGGACCCATTTGCTGCAATGGCTGATTTGTCATAGTTGAAGCTAAATGGAGAGTCTGCGGTATCGTACCAGATCGCTCCCCCTTGTGGAGTGAAGGATTGGCTGGCAACATCGTATGACATAACAGGGCTGGTACTCACGGCATCGACCGCATCATGACTAAAGGACACAACCCTGAAATTGAATTTGGTGTTGCTGCCTTCCACCAGCCCGATACTTGAAAGCGGTGCCATCAGAGTCATGACGTTATTGTTGAAGAGGTTGGTGTTGATGCTGCCACTCAGTCCATTCAAATAGTAATAGGCAGTGGCGCTGGCCGTGGACAGGTTTGCAACCACGGAAATCATGGTGTCGGTCCCGGTGAAATAGGAGTTGTAGACAACATAATCGTCTATTCCATCTTCGTTTGTATCAATATAGATGTCGAACTCCACAGAGCTGGGAGTGTCCCATATGCCGTAGGTAGAGATACCAAAGTACATCGCTGCACTTCCGAATGCTGTTGCCGGGTAATTTGAAGCTGCTCCGATGTACTGTAGCGCAGCAGCAGAAGCTGGGCTGGTGCTGGATACCGTATTCGGCATGCTTTCTTTCAGTTCCAGAAGCGTTATTATGGATCTGTCATCGCTGGTATATACCTCTGTACCGGTGGGGGTTAGTTGTGATGTACCCGTTGTTGCGGATGGCAAATAAATGCCGGGTTGAAGCACACTCATGGCTGAAGCCGGACGTGCAGCGATGTGGACAGGGACGCGCAGGGCCGGGGCTGAACCGGTGGAGGTGAGGGTCACATAGCCGCCCCCCTCACTGAAACGTTGGCGTTCGCCTGTTACGAGCGTTGGGTCAAGGGCCTTTGTAAGCAGGCTGGCATTGACTGTAGCCTGTACCTTTATTGCAAGGGCACTGCCTGCCGGAACGGTTACCGGGTTGGAAAGCGGGCTGCCGTTGGCATTCAGCACTGTGAACGTGAGACCTGAATTGGTCTGGTAGCGCGAGTCAAAGCTTATGTTGTACGATGCTGCCTCAGTACCCTTGTTGTTGATTGTAATATTTTTGGTAAAGCTACTCTGTGAACCTGCCAATACCTCGACCACCCCAAAAGCCACACTGACCTGTTCTGGGTTGGTGGTGTTATAGGCGATCACCTGCGATGCCGCGGCATTAACAGTGCTTACCCGACCGGCACCAATCCTGCTGGGGGTATATTTGTTGCCGGTTTTGTTTGTGCCGGTAAATAGATCATTGGCGGCGGTATTCATGGCCAGGGCCTTCAGTTCGGTAACTGACCAGGTGGGGTGGATCTGCTTCAAGAGCGCCATCATCCCCGCCACATGGGGTGAAGCCATGGAGGTGCCGGACATGCTGGTGCCCTGATTCCCGCTGCCGGTTTTCACCGAAAAGATGGTGTCGCCAGGGGCGGCAATATCAGGCTTAAGCCGTGAGCCAAGTCGCGCCAGGCCACGGGAACTGGAGCTTGAAACGGTGTCTTCAATACTTGAATCCTGCATAACCAGGCTGTTGCGATGGGCTGAGGTCAGCAAAACCGTGACGGTACCGGTTCCCAGATCAGCCTTGAGATTTGTGCCAATGGCCTGGTATGTCATCATGGAGGGGATCGTGATGCTGGCGCCGGTCCCGTCATCGCTCATGGCAAATGGGAATGACGAGACATTGTTAACAATCAGCACGCCGAGCGCACCGGCATCCTGCGCGAATTTTACTTTTGTGGCGAAGCTGCAGGTTCCGCGATCAATGAGCGCAATTTTCCCACTGACGTTATTCGTGATGGTACTGCAACCTATAGCTGGCGAGGCGTATACCAGGTCACCAGTCTGGCTGAAGGTCTGCGGGCCAAAGGCAGCTTCAACACCTGAGTACAGGCCAACCGGCATGGTTGCTGACGGAGCTGTTGTTGCCGTTACTTCAAAGGCGCTACCAATTGCACCACTATCGACACTGTTGGCAACACTTACGGCATAACTTGCAACAGCAGGAGAGCCGGTGATGTAATTTATATCACCGTCATTGCCCGCTGAAGCAACCACAATCACGCCCGCCAGGGCTGCATTGTTTGCAGCAACAGCAGAGGTGTCATACTCAGAACCAAAGGCAGACCCCAGCGACATGTTGATCACATCCAGGTGATCGCTTGTGTCGCCATCACCATTGGGATCCATGGCCCATTCAATTGCCTGCTCGGTAACGTTCGTGGAACCTGTACAACCGAAGACGCGCAGTGCATACAGGTCCGCCTTGGGGGCTACCCCAGGGGCAATGCGGAATTTGCTGGTATAGTCAGCTGCTGACAGGTCTTTCAAGCCGGCATAGGTGTCTGCGCCGGATTCAACATAGGTGGTGCCATCGGTTTTAACACCAAAGCCTGCTGCAGAGCCGGCAACGTGACTGCCATGACCGTAACAGTCCATCGGATTGTTATCGGGAACCGGGGTATTGCTGCCGTTATAGGCATCACCGACAAAGTCCCACCCGCCTTTTACTTTGCTGTTGGGGAAGGTACCGCCGCCAAAGTGCGCATGGGTATAGTCGATGCCGGTATCAATGATGCCGATTCTGATGCCGGTCCCTTGATAACTGCCCAGGCCACCCCATACTTGCAGTGCACTGATGAGAGGGACGCTGGTGGTGTGATGCAGGACTTTCGGGATGATGGGGTGTATTGCCTTTACGCCGGGTAAACCAGCCAGCGTATGCAGGTCTTTCATCTCAACCTTCATCCAGATACCATTATAGGCCTTCTGTGCACGGAACATCTCGGCAGCGTTCACACCTTGTGATTTGAGTGTGCTCATCACCGTATTTTGTTTCTGTAGGATGCCGTCCAGATGCTTGCGGCCCTGTGCGGGGCCAAGCGTCTTCGCGGTTTGAGCATACACCAATGCAGCCGGTGCGTCTTCCAACTCGACCACCACCCCTACAGGTCCGCTGACAGTCCCCTGACGGCTGTAGTAGCCCCGGACTTCAGCCAGGCTTGGTGGTATGGCTTGTACTGTTTTATTGCCCGATGACGCTGCTGCTGCGGTCTGTGTTACAGCGTGGAGTCGGGGTGAAAGGGGCGCACCTGCAGCCATACTGGCGGTAAAGGCTGCTCCGGTGGTCAACAGGGCTACGGCCAGCAGTAACGGCTGGAGAAGTCTTGCAATACAGTTCTTCATGATACTACCTCGATAGGGGGGGATTCATGCATAAACATGGTGAGTTCTGATTGGCTGCGCATTGTTGTATTCCGTCGGGCCGGTACTGTTATCACGTACGACCGCCCGTGGAAGGTCTTTTGTGTGATTGTTACTCATACAAAAAGTTACTACGCTTTTTTATGATGTCAATCGAGTCCACCAAATAAAGCAGTAGCCCGTGATTTTTTTGGTTTGCCGGCAGAGTGATGCGCAGTTGCTGCCGGGACATTTGGCGGGTATCAATGTTGTAATCAGGGCAAGCATGCGGGTACCTGAGTCGTCTCAGGACAAACGCAGGTTTGGGTAATAAACTAAAACTGTGGATGTTTTGTGTGCGCAACGATCAAGAGGTCTGCTGGGTACTAACGTGCATCCGTTTCAAGGAGGTCTGGAGATGTGGCGGTTTATGCTGCATAGTGAATCTTTTCCTGAAAAATGTATAGCTAGTCAGCTCTTTTGAGATAGAATGGCGGACATGTGACAATGCTGTGCTACTTGAAATCAGGAGATGGATATCCATGAAGTGGTTGCGCTCATTGCCCATACATATGCTGATTCTGCTGCTGCTCATGCTAGTGGCGCTGCCTTCCATCGGCATTATTATACAATCCGGGCTTCAGGTGAGAGAAGCTACCAGCAATGATGCCGGCAAGGCATCAAGCTACCTGCTTAACAGCGTTGTTGCAGAATTACAGACCAAGGTTGACAGTTCCCGTCAGTTGTTGGAAATGCTGGCACTTTTCCCGGAAGTGCGCCAAAAAAACAGTGCGGCCACCAGCCGTTTACTGGCTGACCTGCTTGCCAGATATCCTCTGTATACCAATATCATTATTGTTGACCGCTCCGGAGTGCCCTGGGCCAGCGCGATACCGGATAACAGAAAAATATCCTATGCTGATCGTAAAATTTTTAAGGATGCCGTAGCAACAGGGCACTTTTCACCCGGTGAATATACTATCGGCAAGGCTTCACAGAAGCCGATCCTCAACTTTGGTTTGCCGATCAAGGATCAACAGTCTGTTGTTACCAGTGTGATCCTGATCGGAATCAATCTTGAAAAGATCGGCAGTGTATTGAATGCACACAGGCTTCCTGCCGAAACCTCTTTTGGCATATTCGATAGCAAAGGGGTTTTTCTCTATAGAACAGCCCGTGCCAATGAGTTTATTGGAAAACATGATCAACCGCATCTGTTCGAACAGATGAAGAATGGTCCTGAAGAAGGAATTATCGATATTGTCTCCAATGACGGTGTTCACCGTATGGCGGCATACCGCAAAATCCGGCTGTCTGATGATCAGCCCCCCTATGCCTATATCCGGGGAGGGATCCCGCTTGATCATATTGTTAACAAGGCAAATAGCAGCATAGCAAAAAATCTGACCATTCTGTCAGGCATGCTTTTGCTCGGCTTCACAATAAGCCTGCTGATCAGCAGACGTTGCATTGTCAAACGGATCTCGGCGCTGCATGATGCCTCCCAGCGACTGGCCGCCGGTGATTACCGGGTAAATGTTGACAAAGAGGTTGAGGGGGGAGAGCTGGGAAAGCTCGCAGAGGCCTTCAACACCATGGCTGGCAAACTGATTCAGAGAGAGAAGGCGTTGGCTGCCAGTGAACGCTTTCTGAATACAGTCATCGACACGGAACCGGAGTGTGTCAAACTGCTTGATGCCGATTGCAACCTGCTGATGATGAACCGGGCCGGGCTTGGGATAATAGAGGCTGACTCTTTTGAACAGGTACAAGGGCAATGTGTCTGTTCCTTGATTGCACCGCCTTACCAAGCCGCTTTTCGCGAACTGACCAGACAGGTTTTTCTGGGAATTCAGGGACGGCTTGAATTTGAAGCCATCGGGCTTAAAGGCCGCCATGTCTGGCTGGAAACCCATGCGGTGCCGTTTCACGATGATCAGGGGAATATTACCTCCCTGCTGGGGGTTACCCGTAATATTTCCGAGCGGAAACAGTTTGAGCAGGCAATCAAGGCTGAACGTGATCACTTTCAGGCCTTGTTTGAAAATGACGGCTCGGCCCACGTGATTGTTTCATCAGATCGCCGGATTGTGAAGGTTAACCGGCAGTTCTGTGAGATGTTCGGGTATGACGAAGCCGAACTGCTGGGGGAATCAACGCTCATACTGCATGTTGACCAGAAACATTATGACGAGTGGGCTCCCAACTTCCGGCAGGCGTTGGATAGCAAGGAACATTTCAGCGCCGAATTTCCCTGGCGTCGCAAGGATACCAGCATATTCTGGTGCGTCTTTAACGGGGTCAGGCTGGAGCTTGTTTCCGGTGATATCGTTGCCGTCTGGACGGTGATTGATATTACCGCACGTAAACAGGCGGAACAGCAACTGCGATCAGCCAAGGAGGCGGCTGAGGCGGCGAACTCCGCCAAGAGCGCATTTCTTGCCAACATGAGCCATGAAATCCGTACCCCCATGAACGGGATTATCGGCATGACGCACCTGCTGCAGACAACCGTCATAACGCCTGAGCAGGAGCATTACCTCGAAAATATTGAAAATTCGGCGAACAGTCTGACGACCCTGATCAGTGACATCCTTGACCTGTCGAAGATCGAGTCCGGCAAACTGGAGCTGGAATACAGCGACTTTTCCCTGCGCCGTTGCATCCGGGAACTGCTTGCCAGCCAACAGTTTCAGATTCAGCATAAAGAACTTATGGTTCAGACCGACATAGCGGATAACGTGCCGGATATCCTGCGGGGCGATCAGTTGCGTACTCGGCAGATCCTGTTGAACCTGATCGGTAATGCCATAAAATTTACGGAACAGGGCTCCATTGCCATTACTGCCCGCTTGGTAGCCCAACAGGATGACCTTGCTTTGATCCGGCTCAGCATTTCAGATACCGGTATCGGTATGTCGCCACAGCAGGTTGACCGGATCTTTGCTCCTTTTGAACAGGCTGATAACTCAATTACCAGAAAATATGGCGGGAGCGGTTTAGGGTTGGCAATCTGCCAGCGTTTGATTGAGTTGATGGGAGGCCGGATCTGGGCTGAAAGCACAGAAGGGAACGGCAGCAGCTTCCATATTGAGATGCGTTTTTTTATTCCGGAATCTTCAGCAATCCAATCATTTGCAGACAACGTGTCGCTGTCAGAACCAGTTACCCGGCAAAACCTGAATATTCTGCTTGCAGAGGATAACAAGGTTAACGCTGAGTTTATTGTAAAAATACTGGGTAGAACCGGACACAGGATTACTGCGGTGGAGAATGGTCAGCAGGCGCTGGAGCTGTTACAGCACCAGCGATTTGATTGTGTCCTGATGGATATACAGATGCCGGTGTTGGGAGGCGACGCTGCTACCCAAATCATCCGGGAACAGGAGCTTGGTACAGGGGAGCATATCCCGATCATCGCACTCACCGCCCATGCCATGACCGATGAACGGATACGGTTACTGAGTCAGGGGTTTGATGCCCATGTATCCAAGCCGGTGGATATCAGTTTTCTCGTTTCCGAGCTGGAACGTGTGACATCTGCTCAACTCAACCAGCCACGATAGTCAGCACTGACCCCCTGTCTTTGGGTAAATCAGCTTGCCGCAGCAGTTCCAAGCAGTTTTTCATACATGGCCAGCAGTGTTTCATTACTGAGGGCAACAACCATTGGATGTGGGACGCCTTTGTGTTCTGCTCCGTTTTTGACGATCATCTCATACAGCTCCCCGATGTACATTGAATAGGCCTTGCGGTAATAGTCCCACCAGACCGGTAGTCCGTCCGGTGACTGGTCAAAGAGCTGGCTCAGAAGGTGGTGCAGTACCCGCAGTTTCATTTCAGCCCAGGCACTTTCATGCAGTGCCTTTTCATAGCACCAGGTGTAATCCGGGTAGGCCTCTGACTGCTGCATCAGCTGGGTGGCCGGCAGCAACCGCTCGTCTTCCAGGGAAGAGGCGATCCCGCGGTTTATTGATCCGCAAATGAGTTCACAGTCGTCAGCAAATTTGCCGCTTAGCAACAGCTGGTTTACCACCGCCACCTGAATGGTGGTTGCTATAAGCCCCCGGAACGTCCCGTTGAGGTTAGCACTTTGCACGACGGCAATGAGGTCCAGGTGGAGGCGTTCTTCCAAGGACTCTCGTAAAGCTGGATTCTGCTGAAATACGCTGATTTCAAAGTGTTCATGTGCCAGCGTCTCACTGCCAATCAGCATATCCAGGCACTCCTTGATGCTGTTGGTGATCTTTTCCTTTGTCTGGGTATTGATGGACAAATCAGTTTCCGGTTTCACTCGATCCTCCTGATGGTGTAGTGATAGTTGGTGTGGGGAGATAACCGCTTTTCAGGACAAGCGCCATGGGGCCGGGTCTTTGGTTTATGGTCCGTACCGGCTTTTTCTTGAATTGAAGCTATCGTTTCTCAACCTGATAATGACTGCCAGGGGTACAGGCCATGCACACGGCCATGCAGGCGGGCAATTCCAAGCAGGATGTCGATATTCGTGGTTGACTCACCTGTTTTCTGTCCGATTTCGCGCACAGCGCTGACAAGCGCATCAAGCTCTATGGCTCTCCCAGCAGCGGCATCCTGGAGCATGGAGGTCTTGAATGCTCCCAGTTTGCGGGTGACAGCATTCCTCTCCTCGCCGCTCTGGCTAACCGGGCAGCCGATTTTAGCGCCGATGCGCGACGCCTCTGCCATGACGTCCAGACAGAAGCGGTTGACCAGCGGATCATCGAGAATTTGGTCGCAGGTGGCCCCCGTGATGGCAGAGACCGGATTCATCGTCATGTTTCCCCAGAGTTTGAACCAGATGTCGCTCTGGATATTTCTGGAGACCTCTACTTCAAGTGTTGCCGAGCCAAGCAGCTGCTCCAGCTTGCGTAGTCTCTCGGAATCGCTGCCGTTGGGCTCCCCGATAATCAGCCTTTTGCCGAAGACATGGCGTATAAAGCCCGGCTCCAGCAGGGAGAAACTGCCATGTACGACACAGCCCAGCACGTGTGCAGCAGGAATCCTGGCGGCAATTAAACCGTCCGGGTCCACTGATGCAAGTCTTGTCCCGGCATAGGTGCCCCCGAATCCGTCAAAAAACCACCAGGGGATACCATTCATTGCAGTCAAAACCGTCGTGTCCGGGCCGATTAACGGGGCGATTCCCTGGGCAACCTGTCCCAGGGCAGTGGCCTTGACAGCGATAATGATCAGATCCTGTACCCCCAGATCTGCGGGGCTGTCGGTGGCATACACTTTTTCCGTGAGCATCAGGTCATTGCTTTGCATCCTCAGGCCGTTACTCTGCAGGGCCTTCAGTGTGGCCTGGCGTGCCACGACATGTATGCTATGTCCTGCGTGGGCAAGGAGTGCCCCAATGAATCCACCGACCGCCCCAGCGCCATAGATGCAAATTTTCATGGTGACCACACCTGTCTGTCCAAAATTGTTTGATGAAACGTGAATCAGGCTCCGGGAAATTGTTGCTGCAACCTGGTCAAATCAGTACCTTACTACTCGGGTATGCAGATACTATGCCACGGAGTTGTGATGGGTTGGGCGGTGAAAACTGTTGTTTGATCAGTTGGTTATCCTGATACTGTGCCGTCGTGCGAATAGTAGGTTCCTGTTTTGAGAATTTCAGCAGTACGCCGGCAGAGACGGATGCGGCACACTCAGCATCTATTACCGACAAGCCGTACCCGTCATGACCCCGGCTCCATTGGGCAGATCAAGTGACAACCTGTTGACCTCGCAAAGCCCTGCAGTGTTCATGAGTGCAAAAAGCTCTTGCTGCGTATAGGATTGACCCGCCCGGGTGCCGAGCAACATGTTCAACGAGAAGAGTGCCGGAAACAGTGGCGCTGTCTTGGTGTTATCAAGGATGAACTCCTGAATCAGTAACCGCCCGCCATCGGCTAACGACTCTGCTGCTTTGGCGACAACGGTTGCACTGTCAGCAGGA
Above is a window of Trichlorobacter lovleyi SZ DNA encoding:
- a CDS encoding S8 family serine peptidase — protein: MKNCIARLLQPLLLAVALLTTGAAFTASMAAGAPLSPRLHAVTQTAAAASSGNKTVQAIPPSLAEVRGYYSRQGTVSGPVGVVVELEDAPAALVYAQTAKTLGPAQGRKHLDGILQKQNTVMSTLKSQGVNAAEMFRAQKAYNGIWMKVEMKDLHTLAGLPGVKAIHPIIPKVLHHTTSVPLISALQVWGGLGSYQGTGIRIGIIDTGIDYTHAHFGGGTFPNSKVKGGWDFVGDAYNGSNTPVPDNNPMDCYGHGSHVAGSAAGFGVKTDGTTYVESGADTYAGLKDLSAADYTSKFRIAPGVAPKADLYALRVFGCTGSTNVTEQAIEWAMDPNGDGDTSDHLDVINMSLGSAFGSEYDTSAVAANNAALAGVIVVASAGNDGDINYITGSPAVASYAVSVANSVDSGAIGSAFEVTATTAPSATMPVGLYSGVEAAFGPQTFSQTGDLVYASPAIGCSTITNNVSGKIALIDRGTCSFATKVKFAQDAGALGVLIVNNVSSFPFAMSDDGTGASITIPSMMTYQAIGTNLKADLGTGTVTVLLTSAHRNSLVMQDSSIEDTVSSSSSRGLARLGSRLKPDIAAPGDTIFSVKTGSGNQGTSMSGTSMASPHVAGMMALLKQIHPTWSVTELKALAMNTAANDLFTGTNKTGNKYTPSRIGAGRVSTVNAAASQVIAYNTTNPEQVSVAFGVVEVLAGSQSSFTKNITINNKGTEAASYNISFDSRYQTNSGLTFTVLNANGSPLSNPVTVPAGSALAIKVQATVNASLLTKALDPTLVTGERQRFSEGGGYVTLTSTGSAPALRVPVHIAARPASAMSVLQPGIYLPSATTGTSQLTPTGTEVYTSDDRSIITLLELKESMPNTVSSTSPASAAALQYIGAASNYPATAFGSAAMYFGISTYGIWDTPSSVEFDIYIDTNEDGIDDYVVYNSYFTGTDTMISVVANLSTASATAYYYLNGLSGSINTNLFNNNVMTLMAPLSSIGLVEGSNTKFNFRVVSFSHDAVDAVSTSPVMSYDVASQSFTPQGGAIWYDTADSPFSFNYDKSAIAANGSKGLLLLHHHNAVNTAQIVLMPTYAVTYSANGATSGTVPAPQIKYHGIDLTLATNSGSLTKNGYTFTGWNTAADASGTAYPAAGTYSTDATVTLNAVWTPTLSVTVSGTGYGTVTSSPSGISCIKSGNDPVTCDGLFSGTVNLSASPSSISTFGTWGNACSGTGGCSLSMTESKTVTAAFNLAPKAMIASTGYSSFAEAYAAAATDSTTTIMLLEDILPVSTVINKPLKLTGGYLATFVRSVSGSTTLQGTLSIGSGSLVVDRIVVK
- a CDS encoding PAS domain S-box protein; the protein is MKWLRSLPIHMLILLLLMLVALPSIGIIIQSGLQVREATSNDAGKASSYLLNSVVAELQTKVDSSRQLLEMLALFPEVRQKNSAATSRLLADLLARYPLYTNIIIVDRSGVPWASAIPDNRKISYADRKIFKDAVATGHFSPGEYTIGKASQKPILNFGLPIKDQQSVVTSVILIGINLEKIGSVLNAHRLPAETSFGIFDSKGVFLYRTARANEFIGKHDQPHLFEQMKNGPEEGIIDIVSNDGVHRMAAYRKIRLSDDQPPYAYIRGGIPLDHIVNKANSSIAKNLTILSGMLLLGFTISLLISRRCIVKRISALHDASQRLAAGDYRVNVDKEVEGGELGKLAEAFNTMAGKLIQREKALAASERFLNTVIDTEPECVKLLDADCNLLMMNRAGLGIIEADSFEQVQGQCVCSLIAPPYQAAFRELTRQVFLGIQGRLEFEAIGLKGRHVWLETHAVPFHDDQGNITSLLGVTRNISERKQFEQAIKAERDHFQALFENDGSAHVIVSSDRRIVKVNRQFCEMFGYDEAELLGESTLILHVDQKHYDEWAPNFRQALDSKEHFSAEFPWRRKDTSIFWCVFNGVRLELVSGDIVAVWTVIDITARKQAEQQLRSAKEAAEAANSAKSAFLANMSHEIRTPMNGIIGMTHLLQTTVITPEQEHYLENIENSANSLTTLISDILDLSKIESGKLELEYSDFSLRRCIRELLASQQFQIQHKELMVQTDIADNVPDILRGDQLRTRQILLNLIGNAIKFTEQGSIAITARLVAQQDDLALIRLSISDTGIGMSPQQVDRIFAPFEQADNSITRKYGGSGLGLAICQRLIELMGGRIWAESTEGNGSSFHIEMRFFIPESSAIQSFADNVSLSEPVTRQNLNILLAEDNKVNAEFIVKILGRTGHRITAVENGQQALELLQHQRFDCVLMDIQMPVLGGDAATQIIREQELGTGEHIPIIALTAHAMTDERIRLLSQGFDAHVSKPVDISFLVSELERVTSAQLNQPR
- a CDS encoding 2-dehydropantoate 2-reductase, whose translation is MKICIYGAGAVGGFIGALLAHAGHSIHVVARQATLKALQSNGLRMQSNDLMLTEKVYATDSPADLGVQDLIIIAVKATALGQVAQGIAPLIGPDTTVLTAMNGIPWWFFDGFGGTYAGTRLASVDPDGLIAARIPAAHVLGCVVHGSFSLLEPGFIRHVFGKRLIIGEPNGSDSERLRKLEQLLGSATLEVEVSRNIQSDIWFKLWGNMTMNPVSAITGATCDQILDDPLVNRFCLDVMAEASRIGAKIGCPVSQSGEERNAVTRKLGAFKTSMLQDAAAGRAIELDALVSAVREIGQKTGESTTNIDILLGIARLHGRVHGLYPWQSLSG